From Butyricimonas paravirosa, one genomic window encodes:
- a CDS encoding SusC/RagA family TonB-linked outer membrane protein has protein sequence MKNYQSGFYIRNNHLKILFLMICMVTLALSLRANVTAQTKINLNLKSVTFNDLFLEIQKQTKMNFVFNADQLKEVGKIDLTAKDESINSLLERVLTPFSFTYVIEGTTIVIVRKDKENRAQEQPEMISIRGKVTDSDGNALIGATIRIKGTAIGTATDVNGEYKLSVPTEQKELLVTYMGYIDQVVKVNGRTVINIILKEDRKEMEEVVVTGYQSVRRERLTGSTKTITAREMEGKGLTSVEEALSSTVAGLNMISTGRPGQDAKIQIRGINSLNGSTEPIWIVDGMPMQGEIPNIKIGSADLQSTIFTSGIGNLSPNDIKSITVLKDAAATAIYGARAANGVIVIETKQGLVGKTRFNFSLNYGITERPVNNIHMMNTAQKIQFEREFATDEASWLYEPGQVMNILRMRDMGKYTTEEAEAKIAELGKIDTDWFKEIFRTAISQQYNFSMSGGSEKTQHYTSVNYLTEEGTVPNNTYSRLGMSSKITHSPSEKIRITGGLSVTYKKDQITASLVNPLEYAMYANPYERLYNPDGSYASDITYAPNSSSLHPGLQWSTFNIMKEIKENTQNTRYIDADISMKVEWEIIKGLMFTTHGIYNVNSNHDRTVEGPGTYTNYKNNWYQSMLGWSGEMDPDMAQGSLRESTSYSNSYTLKNTLSYSKDFLDTHFLNLFIGQEVMERQSKSFYNYSPIFDEEHNIIGFPELTGIAQSDINLLELGNTGKEVSRLSSFYANLSYSYKDRYIVTGSMRYDGSDVIGNKNQFTPLWNVALRWNVHKERFLETVSWINMLSFRGGFGYTGSIDKNALPFLVYTLNKNIKYDGQLVPQSFTYPNPNIKWQTKRDMNVGLDLSLFDYRVELNLNYYYNITRDVLDKKHLAISSGREEATANVANLHNKGIEIDLGITLLKMKKLQWFANFNIAYNKNTVKDTYYKSVDDLPTKISQEEGHQFVEDKPAGGWYGYRVAGINPMTGTTLVHKNSNDATYDMATNFYDIPGDMVSYLGDSNPHYVGGFSTTVNFRQFVFSANFEFKTGHMIRSFNTFKDPDSQNRHVNDLNRWRKPGDITNVPRLTQLKGLYTFYMFDWGLEKGDYLKCGYVSLGYNLPLEWLEKIGFNSARLSFTAKDLFTITSYKGIDPLLMGEFGYPNSRKYTFTLNFGF, from the coding sequence ATGAAAAATTATCAGTCGGGATTTTATATCCGAAACAATCATTTGAAAATACTCTTTCTGATGATTTGTATGGTGACTCTGGCACTTTCGTTACGAGCCAACGTAACCGCCCAGACAAAAATCAACTTGAACCTTAAAAGTGTCACATTCAATGATTTGTTTCTGGAGATTCAGAAACAAACAAAAATGAATTTCGTTTTTAACGCCGACCAATTGAAAGAAGTAGGCAAAATCGATCTGACAGCAAAAGATGAAAGTATCAATAGTTTATTAGAAAGAGTATTGACTCCGTTCTCTTTCACTTATGTCATAGAAGGAACAACCATTGTTATTGTTCGAAAAGACAAGGAGAACCGGGCACAGGAACAACCGGAAATGATTTCCATTCGAGGTAAAGTTACAGACTCGGACGGCAACGCCCTAATCGGAGCCACGATACGGATAAAAGGTACCGCTATCGGAACGGCAACCGACGTGAACGGCGAATATAAACTAAGCGTACCCACCGAACAGAAAGAATTACTGGTAACTTACATGGGGTATATTGACCAAGTGGTGAAAGTGAACGGAAGAACCGTTATCAACATAATCCTGAAAGAAGACCGCAAGGAAATGGAGGAAGTGGTAGTCACCGGATACCAAAGCGTGAGACGGGAACGTTTGACGGGTAGTACGAAAACAATCACGGCAAGAGAAATGGAAGGGAAAGGGCTAACCTCCGTGGAAGAAGCCTTGAGCAGCACGGTTGCTGGTTTGAACATGATCAGTACCGGCCGACCGGGACAAGACGCCAAGATTCAGATCCGGGGAATCAATTCATTAAACGGAAGCACGGAACCCATTTGGATTGTTGACGGAATGCCCATGCAAGGAGAAATTCCGAATATAAAAATCGGATCAGCCGATTTACAGTCAACGATCTTCACTTCCGGTATCGGGAACTTGTCTCCCAACGATATAAAATCCATCACAGTACTGAAAGATGCAGCAGCCACGGCCATTTACGGAGCCCGGGCAGCCAACGGAGTTATTGTCATAGAAACAAAACAAGGATTAGTCGGGAAAACCCGTTTCAATTTCTCTTTGAATTACGGTATTACAGAACGGCCTGTAAATAATATACACATGATGAATACCGCCCAGAAGATTCAATTCGAACGGGAGTTTGCCACAGATGAAGCCTCCTGGTTATATGAACCCGGGCAGGTGATGAACATTTTAAGAATGAGAGACATGGGGAAATACACGACCGAGGAAGCCGAAGCGAAAATTGCCGAACTGGGAAAAATTGACACGGACTGGTTTAAAGAGATATTCAGAACAGCCATCTCCCAGCAATATAATTTCAGCATGTCCGGAGGTTCTGAAAAAACACAACATTACACTTCCGTAAATTACCTGACGGAAGAAGGTACTGTTCCCAATAACACATACAGCCGTTTAGGAATGAGCAGCAAGATCACCCATTCCCCTTCCGAAAAGATTCGGATTACCGGAGGTTTGAGCGTAACTTATAAAAAGGACCAGATAACAGCCAGCTTGGTAAATCCGTTGGAATACGCCATGTATGCCAATCCTTACGAACGTCTCTATAATCCGGACGGTTCTTATGCATCCGATATTACTTACGCCCCGAATTCAAGTTCATTACATCCCGGTTTACAGTGGTCTACTTTCAATATTATGAAAGAAATCAAAGAGAACACCCAAAACACCCGGTATATCGATGCAGATATTTCGATGAAAGTGGAATGGGAGATTATCAAAGGGTTAATGTTTACCACACATGGTATTTATAACGTCAATTCCAACCATGACCGGACGGTGGAAGGTCCCGGAACCTACACGAATTACAAGAACAATTGGTATCAAAGCATGCTCGGTTGGTCCGGTGAAATGGATCCGGATATGGCGCAAGGTTCTTTGCGGGAAAGCACTTCCTACTCGAATAGTTACACGCTAAAAAATACTTTATCCTATTCAAAAGATTTCTTGGATACCCATTTTTTGAATTTATTCATCGGTCAGGAGGTTATGGAACGACAAAGTAAATCTTTCTATAACTATTCCCCGATATTCGATGAGGAACACAACATCATCGGATTTCCCGAACTAACAGGCATAGCACAATCGGACATCAATTTATTGGAATTAGGAAATACGGGCAAAGAAGTTTCCCGTTTGTCTTCCTTCTATGCCAATCTGTCCTATTCATACAAGGATCGTTATATAGTAACCGGGTCCATGCGTTATGACGGTTCGGATGTAATCGGAAATAAAAATCAGTTTACTCCTTTATGGAATGTAGCTTTACGGTGGAATGTACACAAAGAACGTTTCTTGGAAACAGTATCATGGATAAACATGTTATCATTCCGGGGCGGTTTCGGTTATACCGGAAGTATCGATAAAAATGCCCTTCCTTTTCTGGTTTATACTTTAAATAAAAATATAAAATACGACGGTCAACTTGTTCCCCAATCATTCACTTACCCGAATCCCAATATCAAATGGCAGACCAAAAGAGATATGAATGTCGGTTTAGACCTGTCATTATTCGATTACCGGGTAGAGTTGAACTTGAACTATTATTACAATATTACCCGTGATGTACTGGATAAAAAACACTTGGCAATTTCTTCCGGACGAGAGGAAGCAACAGCCAACGTGGCGAACCTGCACAATAAGGGTATTGAAATTGACTTGGGTATAACTTTATTGAAAATGAAAAAATTGCAATGGTTTGCCAATTTCAATATAGCCTACAATAAAAATACGGTAAAAGATACTTACTACAAAAGCGTGGATGACCTACCCACAAAAATTTCCCAGGAAGAAGGACACCAATTTGTCGAAGACAAACCGGCAGGAGGCTGGTACGGTTACCGGGTAGCAGGAATAAACCCCATGACCGGGACTACACTGGTACATAAGAATAGCAACGACGCTACTTATGACATGGCGACTAATTTCTACGATATTCCCGGAGACATGGTAAGTTACTTGGGAGACTCCAATCCACATTATGTAGGAGGCTTCTCCACGACAGTAAATTTCAGGCAATTTGTATTCTCCGCCAATTTTGAATTCAAAACAGGCCACATGATCCGTTCGTTCAACACGTTTAAAGACCCGGACAGCCAGAACCGGCACGTAAATGATTTAAATCGCTGGCGGAAACCCGGAGACATCACCAATGTTCCCCGTCTGACTCAATTGAAAGGACTCTATACTTTCTATATGTTCGATTGGGGATTGGAAAAAGGAGACTATCTGAAGT